One Prunus dulcis chromosome 7, ALMONDv2, whole genome shotgun sequence DNA segment encodes these proteins:
- the LOC117633680 gene encoding DNA-(apurinic or apyrimidinic site) lyase 2 isoform X2: MKIVTYNVNGLRPRIAQFGSLLKLLNSLDADIICVQETKLRRQELTADLVMAEGYESFFSCTRTSEKGRTGYSGVATFCRVKSAFSSDEVALPVAAEEGFTGLLEIGKGEMAAAAEGLEEFSKDELLKVDGEGRCIITDHGHFVLFNLYGPRAVCDDTERIEFKLKFFKILQKRWESLLFQGRRIFVVGDLNIAPTSLDRCDAEPEFENNQFRRWFRSMLVENKGSFFDVFRANHPNRREAYTCWPQNTGAEEFNYGSRIDHILCAGSCLHQEQDLQSHNFVTCHVKECDILTQYKRWKPGNSLRWKGGQSIKLEGSDHAPVYTSLLEIPSVFQHSTPSLSARYIPMVRGLQQTLVSVLMKRQTAEQVNSDGDIIKESCSERERSSSDHCSTPGVPSGNSRSSSSQNFEVLSSKSNEHSNRFSMEDACNTLVTLGGQRTKTTCGSEPKKKAKRSSQLSLRSFFQKSSIPSNGVGNGTDTSTNQIDVPDSNHLSNETPIPENQGGSPKQCELNSSASIEDQDEVDVCTLEKEKNNFALIEWQRLQQVMQNSIPLCKGHREPCVARVVRKRGANFGRRFYVCARAEGPASNPEANCNYFKWAASKPRQK; encoded by the exons atgaagatagTGACGTACAACGTGAATGGGCTGAGGCCACGCATTGCGCAATTTGGCTCTCTTCTCAAATTGCTAAATTCGCTGGACGCAGATATCATTTGTGTTCAGGAAACCAAACTGAGAAGACAAGAATTGACCGCCGACTTGGTCATGGCGGAGGGCTACGAGTCCTTCTTCTCCTGCACTCGTACCTCAGAGAAAGGCCGAACTGGATACTCCG GTGTGGCTACGTTTTGCCGCGTAAAATCGGCATTCTCGAGTGACGAAGTAGCGTTGCCGGTGGCCGCAGAGGAAGGCTTCACTGGGCTCCTTGAGATTGGAAAAGGAGAAATGGCTGCGGCTGCAGAAGGGCTGGAGGAGTTTTCGAAGGATGAGCTTCTTAAGGTTGATGGCGAGGGACGGTGTATTATCACAGATCATGGTCATTTTG TTCTCTTCAATTTGTATGGGCCTCGAGCTGTATGTGATGACACAGAAAGGATTGAGTTTAAGCTCAAGTTTTTCAAGATTTTACAG AAAAGGTGGGAGTCTCTCCTGTTTCAGGGGAGGAGGATATTTGTTGTTGGTGATCTTAACATTGCACCCACCTCTTTAGATCGTTGTGATGCAGAACCAGAATTTGAGAACAACca ATTTAGAAGATGGTTTAGATCTATGTTGGTGGAAAATAAAGGCTCATTCTTTGATGTTTTCAGAGCAAACCATCCTAATAG aAGAGAAGCGTACACATGCTGGCCACAAAATACAGGTGCTGAAGAATTTAATTATGGCTCTAGAATCGACCACATTCTTTGTGCAGGATCATGCTTACACCAAGAACAGGACCTGCAAAGCCACAATTTTGTAACTTGCCATGTCAAGGAGTGTGACATATTGACACAGTATAAACGGTGGAAACCAGGAAATTCACTGAG GTGGAAGGGAGGGCAGAGTATTAAACTTGAAGGCTCTGATCATGCTCCTGTTTACACAAGTTTGCTGGAAATTCCTAGTGTCTTCCAGCATAGCACCCCATCTTTATCTGCTAGATACATTCCAATGGTTCGTGGGCTCCAGCAAACCCTGg TATCAGTGTTAATGAAAAGACAAACTGCTGAACAAGTTAATTCAGATGGAGATATCATTAAAGAGAGTTgcagtgagagagaaagaagctCGTCTGACCACTGTAGCACACCCGGTGTACCCAGTGGAAACTCACGTTCTTCTTCGAGCCAAAACTTTGAAGTTCTCAGTTCAAAATCAAATGAGCATTCCAACCGTTTTTCTATGGAGGATGCTTGTAACACCTTGGTGACTTTAGGTGGTCAACGTACCAAAACAACGTGCGGCAGTgaaccaaagaaaaaggcaaaaaggAGCTCTCAACTCTCATTGAGGTCATTTTTCCAGAAAAGTTCAATCCCTAGCAATGGTGTCGGCAATGGTACTGATACTTCAACTAATCAGATAGATGTTCCAGATTCTAATCATCTGTCAAATGAAACTCCAATACCAGAGAATCAAGGTGGCAGTCCCAAGCAGTGTGAATTGAACTCAAGCGCATCAATTGAGGATCAGGATGAAGTAGATGTCTGTACtttggagaaagagaagaataatTTTGCTCTAATAGAGTGGCAAAGGTTGCAGCAAGTCATGCAGAATAGCATACCACTTTGCAAGGGCCATAGGGAACCCTGTGTTGCTCGGGTTGTGAGGAAGCGAGGTGCTAATTTTGGACGCAGGTTTTATGTCTGTGCTCGTGCTGAG GGGCCTGCATCTAACCCTGAAGCAaattgtaattatttcaaatggGCTGCTTCAAAACCTCGACAAAAATGA
- the LOC117633680 gene encoding DNA-(apurinic or apyrimidinic site) lyase 2 isoform X3, which yields MKIVTYNVNGLRPRIAQFGSLLKLLNSLDADIICVQETKLRRQELTADLVMAEGYESFFSCTRTSEKGRTGYSGVATFCRVKSAFSSDEVALPVAAEEGFTGLLEIGKGEMAAAAEGLEEFSKDELLKVDGEGRCIITDHGHFVLFNLYGPRAVCDDTERIEFKLKFFKILQKRWESLLFQGRRIFVVGDLNIAPTSLDRCDAEPEFENNQREAYTCWPQNTGAEEFNYGSRIDHILCAGSCLHQEQDLQSHNFVTCHVKECDILTQYKRWKPGNSLRYRIHGCLFCVRVHPIGGREGRVLNLKALIMLLFTQVCWKFLVSSSIAPHLYLLDTFQWFVGSSKPWSCAVSVLMKRQTAEQVNSDGDIIKESCSERERSSSDHCSTPGVPSGNSRSSSSQNFEVLSSKSNEHSNRFSMEDACNTLVTLGGQRTKTTCGSEPKKKAKRSSQLSLRSFFQKSSIPSNGVGNGTDTSTNQIDVPDSNHLSNETPIPENQGGSPKQCELNSSASIEDQDEVDVCTLEKEKNNFALIEWQRLQQVMQNSIPLCKGHREPCVARVVRKRGANFGRRFYVCARAEGPASNPEANCNYFKWAASKPRQK from the exons atgaagatagTGACGTACAACGTGAATGGGCTGAGGCCACGCATTGCGCAATTTGGCTCTCTTCTCAAATTGCTAAATTCGCTGGACGCAGATATCATTTGTGTTCAGGAAACCAAACTGAGAAGACAAGAATTGACCGCCGACTTGGTCATGGCGGAGGGCTACGAGTCCTTCTTCTCCTGCACTCGTACCTCAGAGAAAGGCCGAACTGGATACTCCG GTGTGGCTACGTTTTGCCGCGTAAAATCGGCATTCTCGAGTGACGAAGTAGCGTTGCCGGTGGCCGCAGAGGAAGGCTTCACTGGGCTCCTTGAGATTGGAAAAGGAGAAATGGCTGCGGCTGCAGAAGGGCTGGAGGAGTTTTCGAAGGATGAGCTTCTTAAGGTTGATGGCGAGGGACGGTGTATTATCACAGATCATGGTCATTTTG TTCTCTTCAATTTGTATGGGCCTCGAGCTGTATGTGATGACACAGAAAGGATTGAGTTTAAGCTCAAGTTTTTCAAGATTTTACAG AAAAGGTGGGAGTCTCTCCTGTTTCAGGGGAGGAGGATATTTGTTGTTGGTGATCTTAACATTGCACCCACCTCTTTAGATCGTTGTGATGCAGAACCAGAATTTGAGAACAACca aAGAGAAGCGTACACATGCTGGCCACAAAATACAGGTGCTGAAGAATTTAATTATGGCTCTAGAATCGACCACATTCTTTGTGCAGGATCATGCTTACACCAAGAACAGGACCTGCAAAGCCACAATTTTGTAACTTGCCATGTCAAGGAGTGTGACATATTGACACAGTATAAACGGTGGAAACCAGGAAATTCACTGAGGTATAGGATACATGGATGCTTGTTTTGTGTGCGTGTGCACCCCATTG GTGGAAGGGAGGGCAGAGTATTAAACTTGAAGGCTCTGATCATGCTCCTGTTTACACAAGTTTGCTGGAAATTCCTAGTGTCTTCCAGCATAGCACCCCATCTTTATCTGCTAGATACATTCCAATGGTTCGTGGGCTCCAGCAAACCCTGg TCGTGTGCAGTATCAGTGTTAATGAAAAGACAAACTGCTGAACAAGTTAATTCAGATGGAGATATCATTAAAGAGAGTTgcagtgagagagaaagaagctCGTCTGACCACTGTAGCACACCCGGTGTACCCAGTGGAAACTCACGTTCTTCTTCGAGCCAAAACTTTGAAGTTCTCAGTTCAAAATCAAATGAGCATTCCAACCGTTTTTCTATGGAGGATGCTTGTAACACCTTGGTGACTTTAGGTGGTCAACGTACCAAAACAACGTGCGGCAGTgaaccaaagaaaaaggcaaaaaggAGCTCTCAACTCTCATTGAGGTCATTTTTCCAGAAAAGTTCAATCCCTAGCAATGGTGTCGGCAATGGTACTGATACTTCAACTAATCAGATAGATGTTCCAGATTCTAATCATCTGTCAAATGAAACTCCAATACCAGAGAATCAAGGTGGCAGTCCCAAGCAGTGTGAATTGAACTCAAGCGCATCAATTGAGGATCAGGATGAAGTAGATGTCTGTACtttggagaaagagaagaataatTTTGCTCTAATAGAGTGGCAAAGGTTGCAGCAAGTCATGCAGAATAGCATACCACTTTGCAAGGGCCATAGGGAACCCTGTGTTGCTCGGGTTGTGAGGAAGCGAGGTGCTAATTTTGGACGCAGGTTTTATGTCTGTGCTCGTGCTGAG GGGCCTGCATCTAACCCTGAAGCAaattgtaattatttcaaatggGCTGCTTCAAAACCTCGACAAAAATGA
- the LOC117633680 gene encoding DNA-(apurinic or apyrimidinic site) lyase 2 isoform X1, whose protein sequence is MKIVTYNVNGLRPRIAQFGSLLKLLNSLDADIICVQETKLRRQELTADLVMAEGYESFFSCTRTSEKGRTGYSGVATFCRVKSAFSSDEVALPVAAEEGFTGLLEIGKGEMAAAAEGLEEFSKDELLKVDGEGRCIITDHGHFVLFNLYGPRAVCDDTERIEFKLKFFKILQKRWESLLFQGRRIFVVGDLNIAPTSLDRCDAEPEFENNQFRRWFRSMLVENKGSFFDVFRANHPNRREAYTCWPQNTGAEEFNYGSRIDHILCAGSCLHQEQDLQSHNFVTCHVKECDILTQYKRWKPGNSLRYRIHGCLFCVRVHPIGGREGRVLNLKALIMLLFTQVCWKFLVSSSIAPHLYLLDTFQWFVGSSKPWSCAVSVLMKRQTAEQVNSDGDIIKESCSERERSSSDHCSTPGVPSGNSRSSSSQNFEVLSSKSNEHSNRFSMEDACNTLVTLGGQRTKTTCGSEPKKKAKRSSQLSLRSFFQKSSIPSNGVGNGTDTSTNQIDVPDSNHLSNETPIPENQGGSPKQCELNSSASIEDQDEVDVCTLEKEKNNFALIEWQRLQQVMQNSIPLCKGHREPCVARVVRKRGANFGRRFYVCARAEGPASNPEANCNYFKWAASKPRQK, encoded by the exons atgaagatagTGACGTACAACGTGAATGGGCTGAGGCCACGCATTGCGCAATTTGGCTCTCTTCTCAAATTGCTAAATTCGCTGGACGCAGATATCATTTGTGTTCAGGAAACCAAACTGAGAAGACAAGAATTGACCGCCGACTTGGTCATGGCGGAGGGCTACGAGTCCTTCTTCTCCTGCACTCGTACCTCAGAGAAAGGCCGAACTGGATACTCCG GTGTGGCTACGTTTTGCCGCGTAAAATCGGCATTCTCGAGTGACGAAGTAGCGTTGCCGGTGGCCGCAGAGGAAGGCTTCACTGGGCTCCTTGAGATTGGAAAAGGAGAAATGGCTGCGGCTGCAGAAGGGCTGGAGGAGTTTTCGAAGGATGAGCTTCTTAAGGTTGATGGCGAGGGACGGTGTATTATCACAGATCATGGTCATTTTG TTCTCTTCAATTTGTATGGGCCTCGAGCTGTATGTGATGACACAGAAAGGATTGAGTTTAAGCTCAAGTTTTTCAAGATTTTACAG AAAAGGTGGGAGTCTCTCCTGTTTCAGGGGAGGAGGATATTTGTTGTTGGTGATCTTAACATTGCACCCACCTCTTTAGATCGTTGTGATGCAGAACCAGAATTTGAGAACAACca ATTTAGAAGATGGTTTAGATCTATGTTGGTGGAAAATAAAGGCTCATTCTTTGATGTTTTCAGAGCAAACCATCCTAATAG aAGAGAAGCGTACACATGCTGGCCACAAAATACAGGTGCTGAAGAATTTAATTATGGCTCTAGAATCGACCACATTCTTTGTGCAGGATCATGCTTACACCAAGAACAGGACCTGCAAAGCCACAATTTTGTAACTTGCCATGTCAAGGAGTGTGACATATTGACACAGTATAAACGGTGGAAACCAGGAAATTCACTGAGGTATAGGATACATGGATGCTTGTTTTGTGTGCGTGTGCACCCCATTG GTGGAAGGGAGGGCAGAGTATTAAACTTGAAGGCTCTGATCATGCTCCTGTTTACACAAGTTTGCTGGAAATTCCTAGTGTCTTCCAGCATAGCACCCCATCTTTATCTGCTAGATACATTCCAATGGTTCGTGGGCTCCAGCAAACCCTGg TCGTGTGCAGTATCAGTGTTAATGAAAAGACAAACTGCTGAACAAGTTAATTCAGATGGAGATATCATTAAAGAGAGTTgcagtgagagagaaagaagctCGTCTGACCACTGTAGCACACCCGGTGTACCCAGTGGAAACTCACGTTCTTCTTCGAGCCAAAACTTTGAAGTTCTCAGTTCAAAATCAAATGAGCATTCCAACCGTTTTTCTATGGAGGATGCTTGTAACACCTTGGTGACTTTAGGTGGTCAACGTACCAAAACAACGTGCGGCAGTgaaccaaagaaaaaggcaaaaaggAGCTCTCAACTCTCATTGAGGTCATTTTTCCAGAAAAGTTCAATCCCTAGCAATGGTGTCGGCAATGGTACTGATACTTCAACTAATCAGATAGATGTTCCAGATTCTAATCATCTGTCAAATGAAACTCCAATACCAGAGAATCAAGGTGGCAGTCCCAAGCAGTGTGAATTGAACTCAAGCGCATCAATTGAGGATCAGGATGAAGTAGATGTCTGTACtttggagaaagagaagaataatTTTGCTCTAATAGAGTGGCAAAGGTTGCAGCAAGTCATGCAGAATAGCATACCACTTTGCAAGGGCCATAGGGAACCCTGTGTTGCTCGGGTTGTGAGGAAGCGAGGTGCTAATTTTGGACGCAGGTTTTATGTCTGTGCTCGTGCTGAG GGGCCTGCATCTAACCCTGAAGCAaattgtaattatttcaaatggGCTGCTTCAAAACCTCGACAAAAATGA
- the LOC117634388 gene encoding chaperone protein dnaJ 11, chloroplastic — translation MLSASTSTFFAAPILSATPPPPKTSTRVHFRPISAFAAGSTCTSDEAATASYLGPQKMTSLYEILGIPAVATCQEIKSAYRRLARVCHPDVAAIERKDTSADEFMKIHAAYSTLSDPEKRADYDRKFMRRSRPLSTASGYSRYYTCRNWETDQCW, via the coding sequence ATGCTCTCTGCTTCGACCTCGACATTCTTCGCCGCTCCAATTCTCTCCGCCACCCCTCCCCCTCCCAAAACCTCGACACGTGTACATTTCAGGCCAATAAGCGCCTTCGCCGCTGGTTCCACCTGCACCTCGGACGAGGCAGCTACGGCGTCGTACCTCGGCCCTCAGAAGATGACCTCGCTGTACGAGATCCTCGGCATCCCGGCGGTCGCCACGTGTCAGGAGATCAAATCGGCGTACCGGCGATTGGCTAGGGTTTGCCACCCCGACGTGGCGGCGATCGAGCGCAAGGACACGTCGGCTGACGAGTTCATGAAGATTCATGCTGCCTACTCCACGCTGTCGGACCCCGAAAAGCGCGCCGATTACGACCGGAAGTTTATGCGCCGGAGCCGACCGTTGTCAACGGCGTCGGGATATTCCCGGTACTACACTTGCCGGAACTGGGAGACCGACCAGTGCTGGTAG